The DNA segment TTATTTTTCGggcaattttattgattttggaaccaatcgtgctttcacttttcttagttCCAAATGATCTtgcaaaatggtttttactgatccttccgatattccaacgatgccagtaagatctctgactgttaaccgtcgattctcaagcacaaattctttaattttattgacttaTTGAACATCAGTCgactggacgtggttcgtcgtcaacgcgttctcgaccctctttaaataatttttaccaattaaAAGCACTTGCtcacgacaaacaattatcactgaagGACTTTTCCAACATTATGAACGTTTCGGcgccagaaatttgattccgcacacaaaatttaatggaacttctttgttgaataattttattcatCATAAAAATCgttgaatgcactttatgtacttcagaaagacaagcgtataccaAACACTAgggattattttgatgtgacattggGCACAGCTGTAACTGGCAGGCATACGTAATTTAGATTAAAAAGTctcactattttttgctcacatatTATATGGGGCCTCCGATGTTTCctttttggtgttacaaacaaTATGGCGAACTTAAATTCCTTATTCATGCTATAAAAATGCTTGATCTATGGTATGTCGATGTTCTTGTCTTCTATCGGTTTTATGGTtctaaaattaagtgaaaagaCTGCTAGTATCAATGGGAAAGTTTAGATTATTAAGATAACAGTATGCATCAGCCAacgaaattttgttattaaaagaaCACTTAATAAATGCAATAGGTAAGAAGCACTGCTGCTCGTCGAGATATCAACTGTAATACCAAAGGCTTTAAATCacgattttttacatttttcaaccAAACGATTGAGCACTCGTCCAGAAAAaggaaatatatatctataagaCTAAACCTTAAGAAACTTAACGCATGCGCAGGGTTTTTTGAGAAAGatgagaaaattatttttgcatctCCTCTAAGcacaaaggaaaaaaatcgtTATAGTAGTAGTTATTGGCAATTGCTACGAATATGTAAATTTAGGTATTGGAATTTTGAAATCCAACTTGAACTCCACAGCTCCACAAGATAACGCCATAGAAGTTTCACGCCATGATTTTTGTGAGCTTCAAGCGGTTGTAGGAAcaaaaattcagcaaattttgtaCAGCTTTGCCACAAGCATGCAAATAGTTGATTGTTGCAAGCTAAGAAGTGCTTTTGAATACGAAATTGCGCACAAACAGTTCAACGCTTTGGCGGTTGCTACACACCAATATCGTTGGCGTTTGCATTTAACGATGGTGTGCACTTGTTGTGGAATTGCAAAAGCAACTGCAAGGCAAATAAAAGATGATTTCGCAAGTGTGGCTGCCTTAATTTAGcaaattactaaattaaataactcttaaaaataatgaagacgTGAACTGTtgtcttaaaaattattacaatattttttataaatacctatgtacacatttattgccacacacttatgtatatatcagcacatatacttatgtacatacccGCACAACGTCTCATTCGcttgcttatgtacatatgctcgTCTATGACTCTTTCGCAGCTTCCACTTCGGCCAGTGAGCAATTAACACCGTACAAGGCGTAAAATAGCGCAAGACACAGATTACTTGTAATATAAAAGGCGTTGAGGCgcaattatttgcaatggccgacaacaacagcaatagacAAAACAACAGTTATAGCCGCATTAGCAGCAGTCGTCTGGGCAGAGTGActgctgcgcatgcgcaaccCGACTTGCGCAGCAGACGCATTTCTCTACTTGCGATCATATCAAAGTGGCTGCTGCAATGCAGCTTGATGGTGATAGTAATCACTTGCGTGACCACAAATCTCGGCGCAGCGGCACAAGGTCAAATCGCAGTTGATGATGACTTTGCACGTCTTCTGGGCAGGTGTAAAACAGGCAGCGCCGAATTCGATGGCTGTATGAAGGAGGTATTCAACGATTTACGAGCGTATTTTCCAACTGGTAAGagtaacagtaaaaatatatactatatacatatatatgaaaatagatatacaaatatctatgtaaatatgtacatataaatataaaaatatataaaataaaataaaacattttcaagaaatatacaaaataagtaaaaaaattattaaaaaaaaacataaaagaaaataaattcgtaatatttgaaatatctaattgtataaaaaataaaaatataaaaaaatacttaaaaattataaagtatgaaatcaaatattttaaatacaaaaagtttaataaaaaacatcaaaagaagacaaaaactattaaaaatatatattaaaatgtaaagaagtacatatataaaaattaaaagttataacaaaatttttaatctatgtacatacatatatataaaaaaatatcaaaaattgtaaaagaaaacaaaaacatatacaaaatttaacaaaaaaataaaacaataaattgtaagaaataactaaaataaaatataaaaatgtagtaaaatacataaaaaaactaaaatatatatgtatatagaaaggtcaaaaactaaaaaaaaaaaaaattaagttatgaaataaatttataaaaaaatcaaaaattataataaaaacaaccaaaaatataaaaaatctctctcaaaagttctaaaaaaataatcaataattaaaaaatagtcaataattatatatattatcaaaaattaaaagaaataagcaaaaacatcaaaaattacaaaaaattaaaaacaaccaaaaaaaaaaaacaaaatttatcaataaaataagtgactattaaaaaagaatcaaaaactatttaaaaaaaaaataatcaaaaatttaaaagaaatactcaaaaaattataaaaaataaccaataattaaaaaatagtcaataattataaaaacataaaattatcaaaattaaaagaaataagcaaaaattataaaaagatcaaaaattaaaaaaaaaaatcaaaaattaaaaaaaaatctaaaatttaaaaacaatttccaaagtgtaaaaattttgatttttcaaaaaattatctaaaattataaaaaatataacaagctataaaaaaaaataattaaaattaaataaaaaaattattaaaaataaaaaaaaaatattcaaaaattataaaaaaatcaaaacgtacaaaaaagtatgtacatacaaaaaagtatataaaattataaaaaagtaacaagctataaaaaatgtaattaatattatataaaaaattatgaaaaattataaaaaaaaccataattacaaaaataaaaacgaaaagtataaaaaaatattaataaaaaaaaattaaaagtatctgaaattataaaaaaaaataattagttataaaaaatttaaataaattatgaaaataaaaaaaaacaaaaagtaaataaattataaaaaaaatcaaaaattaaaaaaaagagagtgtaactaaatttataaaaataaattatgtatataaaaaattaaaaacaaaaaataataataacaatttaaagaaatcaaaattataaaaaaataataattcaaattgtaaaaaaaaatattaaataaaatcataaaaaatatgttttttaacaaTCTAAAAGTAACAACTACTATATAATAACgttttatgaatatatacatacatatgtatgtatgttaataccTATTCACATATTTAcctaaatttgtatgtatgcatatcacATCTTCAGGTGTTCCTGCTTATAACATTAAACCTTTCGATCCACATCGTTCTCCCTTCGTGGAGTTGCGTCGTGGCGATCAAAACAGCTTCGGTGgcttcaaattaatattgcGCAATATTTCTGAATATGGTTGGTCGCAATCGGAGGTAACCAAATATCGCACGGACTACGCCAATAAACGCATCATCTATGCGCAGTATTTCCCGGAAAAGAGTTTGGACGGCTGGTATGAGTTTTCGGGTAAAATACTGGGTACACCTATCAAACGAAGTGGCTTCTGGAATATGACACTGTACGATTACAGCCAAACGACGAGCGTGCGTAGATTGGGCGCACCCGGTGCACTACTGAAGGTGCATGTGGAGATCGATCGTATTGGCGGCTTGAAAATGCATGTCGCTAACGCATTGGCAGAGGGACGCGAACGTCTGGATAACTTTGCTGATGGTGTTATAAATAGTATGTGGCCCATTGGCTTTCCCGTTATTAAGCCGCTCATTAATGAGCTGGTGAGCACTGCTTTTACAGACATATTCAATGAATCGTTTCGAAAATTTCCGAcaagcaaatttttaaattgatgccTTGTAAACCTACTgcatatttgttattgtaattattgttattacatttatatataaaatactgtTCGTAACGTGCTTAAGCAGTGTAAATACAAATTAGTTTTAACGAAATAAATGCGTTATTTAAGAAAGTGTTTTCGTTCTTTACTTTTCAAAGCAAATATTAGGGTGTATAataattcttttgttttataaatatttatataataattacacTTATAAATAAACTAAACTCGTCTTACTATAGATACACTCAGTGATGAGTTCGCTAAAATTTGCATTATCACTCTAGGCTAGTGGCCACCTGCGTTTCCAGTTgtggaatttcaatttttttatgcgaAATCTCATCACTCTGCTCAAGTGGCTTAAAATAGCTAAATAATTTCCCCAAGGATATTGTGCAAAATGCGGATTTCTCCAGTTGCTGATTCACAGTATCGAAGAGCATTTGGTAAGCCGCTTCTGTTTCTGGTGTGAGCGGCACATCTATAAGGTtaagttttgtttgaaaatgaGACAATTTTTGTACAGATTCTTTTCTACAATAAATGCGTGAATGCTTACGTTTATGCTGGTATTTGCTCAAATCGAACATGTACTGAAAATAGCTCAACTGCTGATATAAATTTCGCTCCGAATATTGACGCACCAACGAACCGGCCTTACAAAACGGGCATATGGGTCGATTTCCCGCTGTCACATGCGTATAAAAGCGTGTATTTTGATTGCATGACGGATCGTCGCAAACCAGCCAATTCTGATAGAAACGCTTAATGTACGAACGTATACTAAGCAACAGCCGATTGCGTATGGCCACAATGTATTGATATGGCGCAGTGCTACAATCCGTGTTAACACATTTCTGCAGCACAGCGTCGTGGGAATTAGTGGCATTCGGCCGAAAAGCGGTTGCCACTATATTTTCGGATTTGCAGGCAATGCAAACGAATTTGAATTTATCGCATTCGCGATATTTTTGCAAAGTAGTCTTCACTAATGATTCGCCTGTGGTGTCCTCGACACGCTCTTGATGtgctctaaaaaaaaaaaaataaaaatcgaagtttaaattatataattaatgcataaatatatttactaccTCTGTGCAGCCGCTCTGAATTTGCTGGGATCTAAGCCCAGCGATTCGGCAACACGACTGGCGTCTGTGCCCTCCAAAACATCCACCATACGCGTGACCACCGGATGTATCTGATGCGCCAGGTAATATTGCTTGTCCAATTTCAGCGTTTCGCTCGACTTCACCTCGTCCAGGTGGTAACCGCGCTGTGTAGCTGGATTGTTTGTACCATCTTGGCATATCACATAGTCCACCATGTCGCCTTTCTTGTAGCGCCGATTGCGCGTGCTATTCATACGCAATGCTACTTGTACATGCGGTTGTGAGATGGCATTGTTGAATTCGGTGGGTGCTTTGGAAAGCTGCTTCGTTATGATATACATTGGTAATGGTACGGCGTCAGTTTCCACTTGGTCACGTATCTTCTCGAGATGTGAATGCACGGCATCTAATTTTTCATCGAGTTGTTTTTCGGAAAGTATTTCATCAAGTACGATTCGGCCGACCATTATAGCTAGTTGTGACCAATCGCGGCGTACAATGTCTAGACCTTTCTGCTCTTGCACCTTTTTCAATGCACCTGCGGGAAAAATTCGTTATGTAAAAAAGGAGTATTGAAACACGctacatattgttgttgttgtagcggttatCTGATCTTGTGTGGTAAGATTTAAGTTGGTTGTCTTTAAGTCATATAACGGTATAACcagaaaacgtgctgtttcgacggagtCGGACATAGGGTGAGCGGAGGTAGATAAGTGGGATTCATTGGTCATGCAAAGAGGTAGTTAAGAGTCCAGCGGGGACTCGTTGCATACTgggcatatatttatgtatatgttggGGTCGATTCTGAAAAAGTACGAATTTAACCTAAGGAAGCtccgcaagggtcactctcgattctcgaGGCAACTCAAGTTCGTCGTAGTCattgagagggagtcggtgaagatgTTTATGGCtgcactgtgaatggcggtcagtgcatgtctgaatgTCTCGATTCTCGAGGCAACTCAAGTTCGTCGTAGTCattgagagggagtcggtgaagatgTTTATGGCtgcactgtgaatggcggtcagtgcatgtctgaagttagttgtccgaagtctggtcagcgtattgtcttatgtcgtcgacgtaattaAGTAAGGACCCATTGATGCTCCAAGGAGCAAGGATGGTTTCTACGAAAACACCCCAGCAGAAACTGTTTGGAGACGAGTTCATTATgttccttaactgggagcatatgGGTCTCACTGCGTAGATGTTCGACATCAAGAGGCTTCACATTATAGTCCGGATTGCAGTGTCTGAAACtgcctcgtctgcgtttcacggCGAAGGACCGGCTGGCCGATtaccttgtatgttgccaacaacgtttatTCTTGTTACTTAGGCGGCGGCTCTGCTTCAAGAGATTTGTAGGGGTAATTTCTGCGCAAATTTCACCGCAGAAACCGTTTGGGGAAGAGTGCTTTGTGTTCCTTAACCGGAAGTATGAAAAGGTTTGACTGTAGATATAAAGAGGAATCCACTCCCACGTTCCCATGACAGTTTGGCCGAAGTAACCGGAACAGACGCCGAGTTTTACCGGCCGAGGGCTATCAACTCGGCatcattcctcgaaattacttcaggaatgatTTCTGcggctataacaacaacaaaaacaacaggaaTCCTGTTATCGTACGGAATGCAGTGTTCTGACCACCATCTGAAGCTTCTTCAACATGCTTTTGTGTTGCGAGTATTTTCAAATACCTTTAATTCTTTAACTCACCAGTCTTTGTGTCTTTCTCCACAATCATAGCAGcgtatttcttcttttttaacaGCAGCAAACAACTGAAAACGCCATCGATGCCTAATTCCACTTGCCTGTACATTTTATTCACGCTCTGCTTGATGCCATTGCCAATCGTGAAGACCTGATCATAATCCAGTATGTTCGTATTCACCATTATTGAATCTGTATCGCCATAAACTACCTCGTAGCTCATTTTCTGTACCAAACTCTTTGTGTTCATAAGAATCTCACGGCCCTTGTGCGTTACCAGCGCCGCTAAATGCTGTGCGGCAAAGCGCGAGTGACCTGCACCCAAACAACCGTACATAGCATTAGCAGTGATTTTCAACGCCCACTGACGTATGTCGTACTGTTTGAGCAACTCGGGTGCAACATCCGGTTTcgccattaatttttttacttcacGACGTGACTGCACCAGTCGTCGCAATTGTTGAGGCAGTATACCAAGTTCTACATTTGAATCAGGCAATTGTGGCAAATCATCGCTGTTGTACGGTTGTTGTACAGTAGTGAAACATATGTTATACTCTTGAATAATGCTAGGATAAAGCGAATTGAAATCCATAAGCAGTATGTATTTATCATAGAGGCCAGCTATAGGATCCAACACCATGCCGCCTGAGTAGGCAGCCTTTTTACGTCCACTGCTTGCTGCCGGCGCTGATGTCTCATTGCCCTCACCATCAATAATAGTCGTATTGTTTTCGCTCCATTCACGCTTTTTCTTATCAGGTACTATATAGTTTTTCTCGGTAAAGGCGTGTAGCAGTAAGAATTCAATACGCTCGGAGCGTCCGTGTTGTAGTGTTCGCGTCATGGTGTTGCCACAGATATTGGTTATTTGCAAAGCCAGAGGCAAAAGGTCTAGTTTATACATCATGCGAAGTATATAGGAAGCGTCCTGCATAGTTAGTGTTATTAATTTCAATACGCCATCGCCTGGAAGAGAATGAATCTGAAAAGTGTTGAAGTTATCTATAGTATGACTTATAGGCTCACCTGTCTCGAATAATTGTAGCAAGTCTTCATCGTTGACATCCATTCGTTCGTTCTCTTTAATTTCCAATACGGCCTGGCACAATGTCTGCAGATCATAAGAACGCGCTTTGATTTTCTCTTCAGAAGCTGTTCTTTTAACATCGCATACCATACGACCTGCGAAGAAATCGAGCCACTTGCGACCACTGCCGTGTGCAGACAAGCGTACGCGGCCCAAACGAGACCATTGCGGCACTTTGAGTGCTGAAATGCGATCGGTAATCACATCCAACTGGCAATCAATGGCATCGAATGTGACTATTAAATCGGCATCTACTTGTTGATACATTGCAAGGAACCACATCAGTAGCGCTCGCTCATTGTCATGCTTCACGACATTTATAGCTTTGAATTTTGCTAACTTAGCTTTGAGATCGAATGGCCAAGCAGCCATTACCGGGCGAGTAATACCACACATACTCCTATTGAAAGCAGGTTGTGGCGCGCGTCGATCGATGTGGAAGCGATTGTGTACCAGCATGGAAATCATGCAGATTTCATTTTTAAGTGATTTGGGATTAAGCGCCGTCCGTACGTTTAATGTGAGCAGTGtaagtggtggtggtggtgcggGTTTGAGTTCTTCCGTAAGTACGATAGACTTTGGATCGTTAACGGTGACATCAGAGTTGCACCAGCTTATTGGCGCGGGATTTGTTGAGAATTGCTTCAGTGTTAGCCAGCAAGGACCTTTAATTTTTCGGTCGAGCAGAAAGCGTTCTAGTGCCGTAGTGTTGGCTCCGAAAATATGGGcaattgaattatattttttctttaaatttggtGGCGGCTTTTTGCCGTCGTAATGTATCtgtaaagcaaaaaattagaattatacAGTTTGCAATCATAataagaaatatgcatattcagTAATTACCTCCATATAGTCGCAAACTTGCGGCACATCAATGCCAATAGAGTGATTGCCAAAGTTTTTGGTAACCTTACGAGATCTAAATCCATCTAATTTAAGTTCTACAGAAATTTCCTCATCGAATTCCTTATATAAATCGCTTAATTGAACAAGTTTGTCTGTCGGCTCCTTAGTAATTGGGTCGAGTAACTGCAATAAAAATCAATCGGTTCAAAAAAGGTTCAATATTTTATGTTCcaataactcacatattttcTTGGTAAAAGGTACAGTACGCGATCTATCTTTCCAACTCGCACACAAATGGATTTGTTTTCTGATGAGCGGCCGAACAAAAAAACTTCGCCGGGACATTTATTGGGGTCTTCCCAGGCTTCCCAATACCAAAATTTAATTGTATCTTCTTTACATGTCGCATTCATTGCTGAATCATTTTCACCATTTGTGGTTTCCTCCTCAAAGTTGTCCATCTGACATATTTGCTCCCAGTTGCTTAATAAGTTTTGTAAGTCGTCAGCATCTTTCACAGGCGCTACTTTTGATTGTATAATTTTCTTTGGCGAGACTTCACTTACGTCGTTTGCGTCCACCGTAACTTTCTCAAATTGAGCATTGCTGTCTTGCAAACTACTAAAGTCGATATCATCATCTGGGAAGTCATTTCCACCTAACGGCGTGTCGATTGCAACATTTGACTTTTCGACTGGCTTTTCAGACAAATTTGTTACCACCTTTTCGGCTGGAACCGCAACAGTTTCTTTAACGGGCGCCAGCCCTTTCACCTGTTTTGCTATGTCTGTCTTTTCAAAGACCtctttcgatttttccaaaatctttttattaggcACTGTAGGTTTCGGTTTGAGAATACTGTCCAATAATTCATCGTCACTAGTTTTGTCAGCACTTTTTACTGTTTCcgccatttttatattatttataaaattattcatgTAATCATTAGCAAGTGTAGCGTCAGATTTTCTGGTTGATTTGCTTAAAATTCGTGCTGGTGCTATGTGTTTTTTAGGTGCTGGCTCCGTCTCTGAAATACCTTGAGCAGCTTTTGAAGTTGAACTTTTGGGTTTGTCGTGTAATTCGCCTAAAATATCTGCCAGTATATTATCTTCAGCCAATGATGTCATTTGAGTCTTCTTGGGCACAGCATTACTGAAGAGATTACGTATTGAACCCTTTCCCTTCACTGGTTTTTCAGTGTCTCGTAGACGCTTGCGgctatttttcttgcttttatcTTTCTTGTCTGCAACTTCATCTTCAGAATAGTCATCCTCATCTTCGAAAAAATCGCGGCCGTCTTCAGCATATCCAGTACCATCtgcatgtttttttaatatttactttacgGTTGAATACTATCATAGAGTTTCCAAGTGCATGACGCTTACCTTCCTCAATCCAATCATTGCCGTACTTTTCCCTTGCACGTTTGGCATACTCACGCTCATCAACGACTTCATATACATCATCCACTTCCTCTTCAACTTCGTATTTGTGCTTATTGCCTTTCAATTGTTTCAACCGTTCCAATGCAGCGAATCGACCTGCTTTGTCCACGCGTTGTCGTTTTGCTCTAGGTTCACCTGGTagataataattataaacacatctttttttaacaatttatcaCTATTATTACTTGGAGAGTCAGCCATTTTGCTCAGCAATAGTTTATAAAATCTGTACAAATTTAGTAAGTcaactgaataaaaataatgtacaatTAGCTGagcatacaaaaaaatgcagaaaatatgACAACTTTAAAACTAATGGCgggaaaaacaaaacaaagggCGCTGCTAACACAGAgatgtattttattttgcttaggGTGGCTGTTTCTTATATATTTGGCAGTAAAGTAAAAATAAGTAGTAAACAGTTAAACAGGAAATTAAAATGTGACATATTGaataatattaagtaaaaattggtAGTAactaatatttgcaattttatttaaaaagtattaaaaaaaagggattttgtttgatatttattttaaaaaattgtagcaatagtaatttggtttaatttgatatttttgcttttttgttaatGATATTTACAAACTGTATTTAtagttgaaaaacttttttgcttacaatctttattttttcttctgctCGCACTTTTCCGGTTTGTAGTGATGCCTAGCACATAACCTCACAATATGTCAACGATCTTATCATCGTTAAGCTGTCTTATTTGTGTCGTTTTGAATTCGATCTCCTTTTCAAAGAGTATTTGTTCACGCAACATCTCATCACGTTCCCGTTGTAATTTTACTTCAAGTAATTCTAACCGTTTTTGCTCCACCGCAATGCGATATCGGTGTAGTTCCTGTTGACGCTGACGGAAGCCACCTTGATTTTGTGTAGTTTTTGGCTTGCCAGTTTCTTTTGGTATTTCTGCTACCGCAAGCTCTAAACAATTTTCACAGTTTTGTGCACTGAGCGTACTTGAACGCCTACAAGACTTCTTAATCGTTTGCAGTTGTTCGCTATTTCGTTCTGGTTTCTGTGTTGCTTTTGTCGTGTTCTTGATGATGCAAGTCTGCTGTGTGCCA comes from the Bactrocera neohumeralis isolate Rockhampton chromosome 2, APGP_CSIRO_Bneo_wtdbg2-racon-allhic-juicebox.fasta_v2, whole genome shotgun sequence genome and includes:
- the LOC126754928 gene encoding uncharacterized protein LOC126754928 translates to MADNNSNRQNNSYSRISSSRLGRVTAAHAQPDLRSRRISLLAIISKWLLQCSLMVIVITCVTTNLGAAAQGQIAVDDDFARLLGRCKTGSAEFDGCMKEVFNDLRAYFPTGVPAYNIKPFDPHRSPFVELRRGDQNSFGGFKLILRNISEYGWSQSEVTKYRTDYANKRIIYAQYFPEKSLDGWYEFSGKILGTPIKRSGFWNMTLYDYSQTTSVRRLGAPGALLKVHVEIDRIGGLKMHVANALAEGRERLDNFADGVINSMWPIGFPVIKPLINELVSTAFTDIFNESFRKFPTSKFLN
- the LOC126754606 gene encoding DNA polymerase alpha catalytic subunit, whose protein sequence is MADSPSEPRAKRQRVDKAGRFAALERLKQLKGNKHKYEVEEEVDDVYEVVDEREYAKRAREKYGNDWIEEDGTGYAEDGRDFFEDEDDYSEDEVADKKDKSKKNSRKRLRDTEKPVKGKGSIRNLFSNAVPKKTQMTSLAEDNILADILGELHDKPKSSTSKAAQGISETEPAPKKHIAPARILSKSTRKSDATLANDYMNNFINNIKMAETVKSADKTSDDELLDSILKPKPTVPNKKILEKSKEVFEKTDIAKQVKGLAPVKETVAVPAEKVVTNLSEKPVEKSNVAIDTPLGGNDFPDDDIDFSSLQDSNAQFEKVTVDANDVSEVSPKKIIQSKVAPVKDADDLQNLLSNWEQICQMDNFEEETTNGENDSAMNATCKEDTIKFWYWEAWEDPNKCPGEVFLFGRSSENKSICVRVGKIDRVLYLLPRKYLLDPITKEPTDKLVQLSDLYKEFDEEISVELKLDGFRSRKVTKNFGNHSIGIDVPQVCDYMEIHYDGKKPPPNLKKKYNSIAHIFGANTTALERFLLDRKIKGPCWLTLKQFSTNPAPISWCNSDVTVNDPKSIVLTEELKPAPPPPLTLLTLNVRTALNPKSLKNEICMISMLVHNRFHIDRRAPQPAFNRSMCGITRPVMAAWPFDLKAKLAKFKAINVVKHDNERALLMWFLAMYQQVDADLIVTFDAIDCQLDVITDRISALKVPQWSRLGRVRLSAHGSGRKWLDFFAGRMVCDVKRTASEEKIKARSYDLQTLCQAVLEIKENERMDVNDEDLLQLFETGDGVLKLITLTMQDASYILRMMYKLDLLPLALQITNICGNTMTRTLQHGRSERIEFLLLHAFTEKNYIVPDKKKREWSENNTTIIDGEGNETSAPAASSGRKKAAYSGGMVLDPIAGLYDKYILLMDFNSLYPSIIQEYNICFTTVQQPYNSDDLPQLPDSNVELGILPQQLRRLVQSRREVKKLMAKPDVAPELLKQYDIRQWALKITANAMYGCLGAGHSRFAAQHLAALVTHKGREILMNTKSLVQKMSYEVVYGDTDSIMVNTNILDYDQVFTIGNGIKQSVNKMYRQVELGIDGVFSCLLLLKKKKYAAMIVEKDTKTGALKKVQEQKGLDIVRRDWSQLAIMVGRIVLDEILSEKQLDEKLDAVHSHLEKIRDQVETDAVPLPMYIITKQLSKAPTEFNNAISQPHVQVALRMNSTRNRRYKKGDMVDYVICQDGTNNPATQRGYHLDEVKSSETLKLDKQYYLAHQIHPVVTRMVDVLEGTDASRVAESLGLDPSKFRAAAQRAHQERVEDTTGESLVKTTLQKYRECDKFKFVCIACKSENIVATAFRPNATNSHDAVLQKCVNTDCSTAPYQYIVAIRNRLLLSIRSYIKRFYQNWLVCDDPSCNQNTRFYTHVTAGNRPICPFCKAGSLVRQYSERNLYQQLSYFQYMFDLSKYQHKHVPLTPETEAAYQMLFDTVNQQLEKSAFCTISLGKLFSYFKPLEQSDEISHKKIEIPQLETQVATSLE